In Mercurialis annua linkage group LG5, ddMerAnnu1.2, whole genome shotgun sequence, a single genomic region encodes these proteins:
- the LOC130015499 gene encoding cytosolic sulfotransferase 16-like yields MESSSSLKNSDDISVSETNQFKEIQLSNLEQKKNWYPAQNLHLFKGYWFDPTELQGLISSQEHFTPHPNDIILCNYPKSGMTWLKSLCYAIMKRTQLTDSTANRLLTELPHNIVPFLETPVHNDLPLWATHTPFNLLPNSIVKSNCKIIYIWRNPKDVLISLWHFIATIGGSETIPLEEAFQKFCDGVSAYGPYWDHVLGYWEASLKFPERVMVIKYEDLQVDTCELVKRVAEFMGCGFSVEEERSGLVERVVELCSFKSLSNLEVNKSKKCFDIWPVKFEHRAFFRKGEVGDWENYLTAEMAAKLDEIAGMKFGGSGLSFTS; encoded by the coding sequence ATGGAATCATCTTCATCCTTGAAAAACAGTGATGACATTTCTGTATCAGAAACAAATCAATTTAAAGAAATCCAACTCTCAAACCTTGAACAGAAGAAAAACTGGTACCCAGCTCAAAACCTCCATTTATTCAAAGGCTACTGGTTCGACCCAACCGAGTTACAAGGCCTGATTTCATCTCAAGAACACTTCACACCTCACCCCAACGATATAATCCTCTGCAACTATCCAAAATCCGGCATgacatggcttaaatcgctgtgTTACGCCATTATGAAAAGAACCCAACTCACCGATTCCACCGCAAATCGTTTACTCACTGAGTTACCCCATAACATCGTACCATTCCTCGAGACTCCAGTTCATAACGATCTTCCATTATGGGCTACCCACACTCCGTTTAATCTACTTCCAAACTCCATCGTTAAATCTAACTGCAAAATTATTTACATCTGGCGGAACCCTAAAGATGTATTAATTTCGCTATGGCATTTCATCGCCACAATCGGCGGGTCAGAAACGATTCCGTTAGAAGAAGCGTTTCAGAAATTTTGCGACGGAGTTTCTGCTTATGGACCGTATTGGGATCATGTACTGGGTTACTGGGAAGCGAGTTTGAAATTTCCTGAGAGAGTGATGGTTATTAAATATGAAGATCTTCAGGTTGATACGTGCGAGTTGGTGAAGCGAGTTGCTGAGTTCATGGGTTGCGGGTTTTCTGTGGAGGAAGAGAGGAGCGGGTTAGTGGAGCGAGTTGTGGAGCTGTGTAGTTTTAAAAGTCTGAGTAATTTGGAAGTGAATAAGAGTAAGAAATGTTTTGATATATGGCCGGTTAAATTTGAGCATCGTGCGTTTTTTAGGAAGGGTGAGGTTGGAGATTGGGAGAATTATTTGACGGCTGAGATGGCTGCCAAGTTGGATGAAATTGCGGGGATGAAGTTCGGTGGTTCTGGATTAAGCTTTACCAGCTAG
- the LOC126682910 gene encoding uncharacterized protein LOC126682910, protein MKIIRLFSIMNDKEQPCDDNHTESHRPCDDHYTELNDEEQPCDEDHTESDKPCDESNDKEQPCDDDHAESDRLCDNHRTELNDKEQSCDDNHTKSDRPCDAHHTESNDKEQSCDDDHTKSDRPCDESNNKEEPCGGDDNKRNTNTKRKGGTGRGLPYQRRPYSGGRCTHTNCIFYFYSFSSMTYQFDGTPPLHTNAGDIEHSHPTPHVNRQAKKHFFQQIVRSHRHRCL, encoded by the exons ATGAAGATTATAAGACTCTTCTCAATCATG AATGATAAAGAACAACCTTGTGATGATAACCATACTGAATCACATCGGCCTTGTGATGATCATTATACTGAATTG AATGATGAAGAACAACCTTGTGATGAAGACCATACTGAATCGGATAAGCCTTGTGATGAATCG aaTGATAAAGAACAACCTTGTGATGATGACCACGCTGAATCAGATCGGCTTTGTGATAATCACCGTACTGAATTG aatGATAAAGAACAATCTTGTGATGATAACCATACTAAATCGGATCGGCCTTGTGATGCTCACCATACTGAATCG aatgatAAAGAGCAATCTTGTGATGATGACCATACTAAATCGGATCGGCCTTGTGATGAATCG AATAATAAAGAGGAGCCTTGTGGTGGAGATGACAATAAAAGGAATACTAATACG AAAAGGAAAGGAGGGACGGGTCGGGGTCTGCCATATCAGCGTAGGCCTTATTCGGGAGGAAGATGCACACACACGAACTGCATCTTTTACTTCTATTCGTTCAGCAGCATGACATACCAGTTTGACGGAACTCCTCCCCTTCATACAAATGCGGGTGACATAGAGCACAGTCATCCAACGCCTCATGTGAACCGGCAGGCCAAAAAGCATTTTTTTCAGCAGATAGTTCGCAGCCACCGCCACCGTTGTTTGTAG